A region of Necator americanus strain Aroian chromosome I, whole genome shotgun sequence DNA encodes the following proteins:
- a CDS encoding hypothetical protein (NECATOR_CHRI.G3181.T1), translating into MERMVSALSPAVPTTPVATAEFVTNSLSTRLPEFMYDPDNGCAFEVWYIRYKDGLKGRCNLGRCSESSTNHIKT; encoded by the coding sequence ATGGAAAGGATGGTCTCCGCTTTAAGCCCAGCCGTTCCAACAACACCCGTTGCCACGGCCGAATTCGTCACGAATTCTCTATCCACACGCTTACCTGAGTTCATGTACGATCCGGACAATGGTTGCGCATTCGAGGTCTGGTACATCCGCTACAAGGACGGTCTAAAAGGACGGTGTAACCTTGGACGATGCAGCGAAAGCTCGACTAATCATATCAAAACTTGA
- a CDS encoding hypothetical protein (NECATOR_CHRI.G3182.T1) gives MAEFNDVTFKQMKCLVWICGHVAPLDADVSARALRKMEDKHETALRKLAIEVQHCPDIRQNAALLE, from the coding sequence ATGGCTGAGTTCAACGACGTCACATTTAAGCAGATGAAATGCCTCGTGTGGATATGTGGACATGTCGCCCCGCTGGATGCCGATGTTTCGGCTCGTGCCCTTCGCAAGATGGAGGACAAACATGAAACCGCACTAAGGAAGCTTGCCATTGAAGTTCAGCACTGTCCAGACATTCGTCAGAATGCCGCACTCCTCGAATGA